The nucleotide sequence GCCTTATCTATATAGGTTTCTACTAAGCGTTCCCAAATATAGTCTATGGCTATTTCCGATGGGTGTACCATATCATTAGCGTAAAAGCGGTAATCGCGAAGTTCATCTAAAAGCAATTCATAGGCTGGAAAATAAGTGCACTCCTCTGATGAAAGTACCGAATAAAGTGCTACCAGCAAATGTGCTTTGCTCACTTGGTTTTCTAAAAAACCATCTTTCAAGTGTCGTACAGGCGAAATAGTGAAAACACATTGCAAGTCCTTATTCACCTTCTTCAACAGTGCTATAATATGGGTAAGGCTCTCCCCTATCTCTTCTACTGATAATAGTCGTTTTGAGAAGTGTTGTTGAGGCACTTTATGACAATTTGCCACTATCTTATCAGTACTGTTATAGATGTATACCCAAGCTGTACCAAGAGTGATAAAACAGAAATCGGCTTTTTGTAGTGCGTTATAAAGTGCTGTTTGTTGTATATTG is from Capnocytophaga ochracea DSM 7271 and encodes:
- a CDS encoding GSCFA domain-containing protein; translation: MEFRTIVPIPKTTKSITYHSQILSIGSCFAVNMAQKFSYYKIPVTVNPFGILFHPLAIENVLNRAIEHTPYEAEDFFLHNELWHSFDFHSDMSKPNLEEAVHLANIQQTALYNALQKADFCFITLGTAWVYIYNSTDKIVANCHKVPQQHFSKRLLSVEEIGESLTHIIALLKKVNKDLQCVFTISPVRHLKDGFLENQVSKAHLLVALYSVLSSEECTYFPAYELLLDELRDYRFYANDMVHPSEIAIDYIWERLVETYIDKATQADMKQVDAIQKGLQHRPFNPKTESYRQFQIQLRQKIEVFKKKYPHIEI